From the Cyanobacteria bacterium GSL.Bin1 genome, one window contains:
- a CDS encoding photosystem II reaction center protein T, giving the protein MEAVAYILILACAIGVLFFAIAFREPPRINK; this is encoded by the coding sequence ATGGAAGCTGTTGCATATATCCTTATATTGGCTTGCGCGATCGGGGTTTTATTCTTCGCGATCGCGTTTCGTGAACCACCCCGCATTAATAAATAA
- the psbB gene encoding photosystem II chlorophyll-binding protein CP47, translating into MGLPWYRVHTVVLNDPGRLISVHLMHTALVAGWAGSMALFELATFDPSDPVLNPMWRQGMFVLPFMTRLGVTESWGGWSVTGATAVDPGFWSFEGVAIAHIVLSGLLFLAACWHWVYWDLDLFYDPRTGEPALDLPKMFGIHLFLSGLLCFGFGAFHLTGLFGPGMWVSDPYGLTGHVQPVAPEWGPEGFNPFNAGGVVAHHIAAGIVGIIAGIFHLAVRPPQRLYRALRMGNIETVLSSSIAAVFFAAFVVAGTMWYGSATTPIELFGPTRYQWDQGYFQEEIDRRVNSYMAEGYSRSEAWSQVPEKLAFYDYVGNNPSKGGLFRVGPMNQGDGLAQAWLGHPVFKDAEGRELAVRRLPNFFETFPVVLEDENGVVRADIPFRRAESKYSIEQMGVTVSFFGGALDGQTFEDPAQVKKYARKAQLGEVFSFDRATLGSDGVFRTSPRGWFTFGHAVFALIFFFGHIWHGSRTLYRDVFAGVEADLEEQVEWGAFQKVGDKTTRNPNRA; encoded by the coding sequence ATGGGACTACCTTGGTATCGAGTTCATACGGTTGTTTTAAATGATCCAGGACGGCTGATTTCCGTCCATTTAATGCACACCGCTTTAGTTGCGGGTTGGGCGGGATCAATGGCGTTGTTTGAATTGGCAACGTTTGATCCCAGTGATCCTGTATTAAACCCCATGTGGCGTCAAGGGATGTTTGTTCTACCCTTTATGACCCGTTTGGGAGTCACTGAATCGTGGGGGGGCTGGAGCGTTACTGGCGCAACCGCAGTTGACCCCGGCTTCTGGTCTTTTGAGGGCGTCGCGATCGCGCACATTGTCCTCTCCGGATTACTCTTTTTAGCAGCGTGCTGGCACTGGGTTTATTGGGACTTAGACCTGTTCTATGATCCTCGTACTGGCGAACCTGCCCTTGATCTCCCGAAAATGTTTGGGATTCACTTATTCTTATCGGGGCTCCTTTGCTTCGGTTTTGGCGCCTTTCACCTCACAGGCTTATTCGGTCCGGGAATGTGGGTGTCTGACCCCTACGGGCTGACGGGGCACGTGCAGCCGGTTGCCCCAGAGTGGGGACCCGAAGGGTTTAACCCCTTTAACGCTGGAGGGGTGGTTGCTCACCATATTGCCGCCGGAATCGTGGGCATCATCGCTGGAATTTTCCACTTAGCGGTGCGTCCGCCCCAACGGCTCTACCGTGCATTACGGATGGGGAACATTGAAACGGTTCTCTCTAGCAGTATTGCAGCAGTCTTCTTCGCGGCGTTCGTTGTTGCGGGAACCATGTGGTATGGCAGCGCGACAACGCCAATTGAATTATTTGGTCCCACCCGTTATCAATGGGATCAGGGCTATTTTCAAGAAGAAATTGACCGTCGGGTCAATAGCTACATGGCAGAAGGCTACAGCCGGTCTGAGGCCTGGTCACAAGTTCCCGAAAAACTGGCCTTCTATGACTATGTTGGGAACAATCCCTCCAAAGGTGGTTTGTTCCGGGTTGGTCCGATGAACCAGGGAGACGGTTTAGCCCAAGCTTGGTTAGGACACCCGGTGTTTAAAGATGCAGAAGGTCGCGAACTAGCAGTTCGTCGTCTGCCGAACTTCTTTGAAACCTTCCCCGTTGTTTTAGAAGATGAAAATGGTGTAGTTCGTGCGGATATCCCCTTCCGTCGGGCGGAATCCAAATACAGTATTGAACAAATGGGTGTAACGGTGAGTTTCTTTGGCGGTGCCCTTGATGGTCAAACCTTTGAAGATCCGGCCCAAGTGAAAAAATACGCACGGAAAGCTCAACTTGGAGAAGTGTTCTCCTTTGACCGGGCAACCTTGGGCTCTGACGGGGTATTCCGCACCAGTCCTCGCGGTTGGTTTACCTTTGGTCATGCGGTGTTTGCTCTAATTTTCTTCTTCGGTCACATTTGGCATGGTTCGCGGACGCTCTATCGCGATGTTTTTGCCGGTGTAGAAGCCGATTTAGAAGAACAAGTGGAATGGGGTGCATTCCAGAAAGTGGGTGACAAAACCACTCGTAACCCCAACCGTGCTTAA